From Halomarina ordinaria:
CCGTGACGTCCCGACGGGCGGCCAGCGCGGCGACGCGCTCGCGGCGCTCGGGCGGGAGCGTCGCGTCCTCGGGGCGCGTCGTGATAGGTGCGAGCGTCCCGTCGAAGTCGAGGCTCACGAGGAGTCCCTCGGCCGACGCGAGGCGCGCCTTTAGGTCCACGGTACCGTCCCACAGCGACGGGGGCGAGTCGCGACACGACACGCTGACCGACCGTCCCGCCGCCCGGTCACCCATCGGTGTCCGAGTGAGGGCTGGGTGTCGCGCCCGCCCGGTGCTCGCCGATGTCTTCCATCGCCTCGAAGACGCTGTCCATCCACGCCGAGAGGTCGTTCTCGTGGACGCTGCGGCGCAGACGGCGCATCCGACGGGAGCGGTCGGCCGACGAGAGCGTCAGCGCCGTCCGGATGGTGTCGGAGAAGGCGCAGGTGTCGAGGGGGTCGGTCGTGAGGGCGTTCTCCGCGAAGACGGGGTCGTCGTGGACCCCCGCGTGCCGGCTGAGGACGAGCACGCCGTCGTGGTCGACCTGGGCGGCGACGTACTCCTTCGCGACGAGGTTCATCCCGTCGCGGATGGAGCTGACGAGCGCCACGTCCGCGTTGCGGTAGAGCCCGGCGAGCGCCGGTTCCGAGAGCATCTCCGTGAGCGCGACGACGGGTTGCCAGTCGTCCGTGCCGAAGCGGTCGTTCAACCGGTCGACGGCCTCGCCGATGCGCGACTGGTACTCCCGGTAGTCGCGGATGCCCGTCCGGGTCTCGGAGCCCTTCTGGACGTAGGTGAACCGGCCGCGCCACTCGGGGTTGTTCGCCCAGAGGTGTTCCAGCGCGTCGAAGCGTTCGAGGATGCCCTTCGCGTAGTCGAGACGGTCGACGCCGAGGACGACCTGTCGGTCGGACCCGTCGAGGCGGTTGTCGGCGGCGAACGACTCCCAGAACGCGCTCGCCTCGTCGCTGGTGGCCCCCGACGCGATGCGGTCGGCGTCGACGCCCATCGGGAACGACCGGACCCGCGTCTCCCCGCCCTCGTAGTGGACGACGCTCCGCTGGCGGTCGACGATGGCCGTCGGCAGTATCTCCTCGACGCAGTCGAGGAAGTTCTCGCGATAGCGGTCGATGTGGACGCCGAAGAGGTCGTTCGCCAGCAACCCGTCGAGGAGTTCCTCGCGCTGCGGGCACGACCGGTAGACGTCCGGGCCGGGCCACGGGATGTGCCAGAAGTGCGCGAGGACGGCGTCCTCGTTCCCCGACTCGCGGACGTGACGCGGCGCGAGCGCGAGGTGGTAGTCCTGGAACCACACCCACGGGCGGTCGCCGGAACACTGCTCGGCGACGGCGTCGGCGAAGCGCTCGTTGACCGTCCGGTAGCGCTCCCAGTACTCCTGGGAGAAGCGCGTCTTCGTCAGCGCGCTGTGGCACAGCGGCCAGAGGCCGCGGTTGCTGTAGCCGTAGTAGTAGCCGTCGACGGTCTCCTCGTCGAGCCAGAGGCGCCGCAGCGTGTAGGCGGGGTCCTCCGGCGGGACGGCGACGCAGTCGTCGGCGTCGGCGACCT
This genomic window contains:
- a CDS encoding alpha,alpha-trehalose-phosphate synthase (UDP-forming), translating into MQPLRTTFAETLGDEHDPTAGKHLVVVSNRQPYRHEFEGDDDEVVVDRPTGGLTAGLDPVMQSAGGTWVAWGDGGADPQVADADDCVAVPPEDPAYTLRRLWLDEETVDGYYYGYSNRGLWPLCHSALTKTRFSQEYWERYRTVNERFADAVAEQCSGDRPWVWFQDYHLALAPRHVRESGNEDAVLAHFWHIPWPGPDVYRSCPQREELLDGLLANDLFGVHIDRYRENFLDCVEEILPTAIVDRQRSVVHYEGGETRVRSFPMGVDADRIASGATSDEASAFWESFAADNRLDGSDRQVVLGVDRLDYAKGILERFDALEHLWANNPEWRGRFTYVQKGSETRTGIRDYREYQSRIGEAVDRLNDRFGTDDWQPVVALTEMLSEPALAGLYRNADVALVSSIRDGMNLVAKEYVAAQVDHDGVLVLSRHAGVHDDPVFAENALTTDPLDTCAFSDTIRTALTLSSADRSRRMRRLRRSVHENDLSAWMDSVFEAMEDIGEHRAGATPSPHSDTDG